DNA from Paludisphaera mucosa:
CCAGGAGTGTCGACAAGGCCCCCCGGCCGCGATAGCCTTTTGAGAGATCCAATCTCGGGGCTCGGCACGGATAACCGACATCTAGGGAAAGAGGAGACGAAGATGCTGAGAGCCATCCGCTCTGCTGCGGCCTCGCTGGCCGCGCTCGGGATCGGCGCCGGGGCCGCCCTGGCGGGCGACCTGACCGACGGACTCAAGGCGGGCGCGCCCGAGGTCCAGTCGGCCGGCGCGCTGGCGTTCGGGCCCGACGGGGTCCTGTTCGCGGCCGACCAGGCCGGCGGGGCCCTGTTCGCCCTCGACACCGGCGACCGCGGCCCGTCGGGCGCGAAGCCGGCCCCGGTCGCCGTCGAGGGGATCGACGCCAAGGTCGCCGGGCTGCTCGGGACCACGCCGGATCAGATCCTGATCCGGGACATGGCCGTGAACCCGGCGTCGGGCAAGGCGTACCTGTCGGTCGCCCGCGGCCGAGGCCCGGACGCCCCGACGGCGATCGTCCGCGTGGACGCGAAGGGCGACGTCCAGGAGTTCGCGCTCAAGGACGTGAAGTTCGGGCGGGTCGAGCTGCCCGGCCTCGCCACGGGGCGGGGACGTCAGGACGCGATCACCGACCTCGCCTACGTCGACGGCCGCGTCTTCATCGCCGGCCTGTCGAACGAGGAGTTCTCGTCGAGCCTCCGCGCCGTCCCCTTCCCGTTCGCCGGCACCGGCCAGCAGGGCGCTCAGGTCGAGATCTACCACGGCGCGCACGGCCGGTTCGAGACGACCTCGCCGGTCCGGACGTTCGTCCCCTACGAGATCAAGGGCCAGCCCTACATCCTGGCGGCCTACACCTGCACCCCGCTCGTCAAATTCCCCGTCGCCGACCTGCAGCCCGGCGCGCGGGTGAAGGGGACGACCATCGCCGAGCTGGGCAACCGCAACAAGCCCCTCGACATGATCGTCTATCAGAAAGACGGACATGAATACTTCCTGATGGCCAACAGCAGCCGGGGCGTGATGAAGATCGCCGCCGCCGGCGCCGGCGCGCAGGAAGGCATCATCAAGCGCGTCAGCGACAAGGCGGGGCTCTCGTACGAGACCATCGACGAGCTGAAGGGCGTCGAGCAGCTCGACAAGCTCGGCGCCGAGAACGCCCTCGTCCTCGCCCGCGGCGAGGGCGGCCGCCTCGACCTCAAGACGGTGGCCCTGCCTTGATTCGAGTCCGTCGCCGGGGCCCGGCCTCATGAAAGCGATGACCCGGGCCCGGACCTTCCTGCTGTCGACCATGCCGGCGGCCTTGGCGTTCGCCCTGCCGCCGGCCCTGATTTCGGCTGCGCCGTCGGGGCTCGAAGGCGGCCCGACGGTGGCCCTCCGGCCGCTGGGGGACAAGGCCGTCGTCCACGTCGAAGGCCTGGACCCGGCGGACCTCCGCCGCCTCGCGGAGGTCGACTGGGACGTCCGCCGCTGGACGGCGCTCCTGTCGGTCTCGGTCGAAGGGCAGGGGCCCGGCCAGCCGTCAGCCCTGGGCTCGTACCGGGTCGAGGCCGGCGTCCTGCGGTTCGAGCCCCGCTTCCCCTTCGTCCCCGGCCTGCGCTACCGCGCGGTGTTCCATCCCGGCCGGCTGCCGGGCCGCGAAGACGACGGTCCGGCCGTCACGGCCGAGTTCGCCCTGCCCAGGCCCGCGGCCGTCGACCCTACGGTGGTGCGGCAAATCTATCCGAGCCGATCGACCCTGCCCGAGAACCTGCTCAAGTTCTACCTGCATTTCAGCGCCCCGATGAGCCAGGGGGACGTCTACGACTTCATCCACCTCCTCGACGCCGACGGCCAGGAGATCGAGGGGGCCTTCCTGAAGCTCGACGAGGAGCTGTGGGACCGCGAGGGGCTCCGCCTGACATTGCTCGTCGACCCCGGCCGCATCAAGCGCGACGTCGGGCCTCGCGAGGGGTTCGGGCCCGTGCTGGAGGCCGGCAAGGCCTATACGCTCGCGATCGACGCCCGGTGGCCCGACGCCGAAGGCCGGCCGCTCGACGGGCCGTACCGCAAGGCCTTCCGCACGACGGCCGCCGACGTCGACTGCCCCGACGTCCAGGCGTGGCGCATCCTCCCGCCCGCCGCCGGCTCGGTCGCGCCCCTGGTCGTCGAATCGCCCGAGCCGCTCGATCAGGCCCTGTTCAACCGCCTCCTCGTCGTGCAGGGGCCCGACGGCCGCGACCTACCCGGCCGCGCGGCCGTCACCGACGAGGAGAGGCGCTGGTCGTTCACCCCCGAACGTCCCTGGCGGGTCGGCGCCCATCAGCTCGCGATCGACGCGGCCCTCGAGGACCTCGCCGGCAACAACCTCCGCCGCCCCTTCGAGCTGGACGTGTTCGAGCCCGTCGGCCGCCGGATCGAGGCCCGCGTCATCCACCGCCCTTTCGAGGTCCGGTCGGGACCTTGACCCGCCCCTCCCTCGTGGCGAGGAGGGCCTGGAGGGCCCATCCGGTGGTCGAAAGGCGCTGGGCGTAGCTCTCGCCGTCGGGCGGCCGGGTCGTCTCGGGCCAGCTGCCGTCGGGACGCTGGGCGGCGATGAGGAAGGCGCGGCCGCGGCCGATGAGCTTCGCACGCTCGGGGAAGTCGTCGCAACGGGCGAGGGCGATCAGAACGACCGCGGCGTCGAACGGCTCGGCCGGCGCGTTGCGGAACGGGCCCCAACCGCCGCGGGACGACTCGCTCTTGAGGATCAGGTCGAGGCAACGCCGGCGCTGGGCCATCGCATCAGGGTCGTCGGCGTCGCCCAGGCCGATCAGGACGGCGGCCGCGTCGAGGACGTTCTCGGCCGGGATGCGTCGGAGCCAGCGGTCGGCCCGGTCGACGGCGGCGGCGAACCCCTTCGGATCGGCCGCGCGGAGGGATCGGCGGGCCATGACCGTCGCCAGGACAGGCCCATACGTGGCGGGCGAGCCGACGTTTCCCTGGGCGTCCACCCGCCACGACCCGTCGCCGCCCTGATCGCCGGCCACCAACTCGGCCGCGCGCACCAGCGCCGGCCGGGACTGCGAGCGCCCCGCGTCGATCGCGTCCGCCAGCGCCGCCGCGAACTGGATCCGCGCCAGCCCCATGTCGCTGAACGGCCGCTCGCCCCCGTCGTGCTCCCAGCCCTCGGGCCGCTCCAGCCAGCGGGTCGTCCCGGCGAGCGCCGCGTCCGGGACCGATTCTCCGAGCCCGACGGCCTGGTAGAGCGCGCGGGCAGCGTCGCCGTTGTTGTGGCAGGAGAAACATCGGTTCTCGACCGGCCAGCGCGGGACCTCGCGACCCAGATAGGCGATCGCGCGGGCCTCCGGCGCGGACGCCCCGCCGTCCTCGGCGGAACACGGTGTCGAGCCGAGTAGGATTAATGAAAATGTGACATGAAAACATAACAAGGCGAATCGTCCTTCTCCCCTCCGTGGGAGAAGGTGGACCGGAGGGCCGGATGAGGGGGATCCCATAGTCGGGGCCTCGGACTTCAAGGCCGGCGCGGCGTTGTGAAATGCGAGAGGCCGGCGTCGGTTGACGAGCCCCTTATCCGGCCTTCGGCCACCTTCTCCCACGAAGGGGAGAAGGACGATGTGCATCGCCCCGTTCGGATGGTTTCGACCTTCACGGCCGGACCCCGCGCACCAGGAATCCGGTGTACGAGCTGAAGAAGCGGCCCTCGCGGTCGGCGGCGCGCAGGCCTTCCGACCAGGATCGCGCTTCCTCGGGTCCGAGAGTCCCGGCCTCCGCGAGACGGTCGACGGTCGCGAAGAAGCAGTAGAGGCGGTCGGCCACGTCCAGCTCGCGGAAGACCAGGGTTCTCGGCGAGGCGACGACGTCGCGGAGGCCGGCCTGGAGGAACAGCGGGACCATGCGGCGGCCGATCCAGCCCGAGGGAAAGCGGTCGCACCAGGCGTTCAGCACCGTGCGCGTCGCCGCGCGATCGGGCGAGTCGACGGTCAGCGTCTCCCAGTCGTTGTCGTACGCGACCAGCGACCCCCCGGGCCGCAGCACGCGGGCCATCTCGCGGATCACCGGGGCCGGATCGGCGATGTGCTGCAAGACGCGGTCGATCCGGCAGGCGTCGAAGCTCGCGTCGTCGAACGGCAGGGCCGCGGCGTCGGCGACCTCGAACGACAGGCCCTCGACCGCGCCATGCCGCTTGCGGGCCGCCTCGATCATCCCCCGGCTGCCGTCGACGCCGACGACCGCGCCGTCCGGGGCGACGAGTTTCGCCAGCGCCGCGGCGTCCTCGCCGAGCCCGCAGCCGACGTCCAGCACCCGACGTCCCGGCCCGGCGCCGAGAAGCTCGTAGCTCGCGCGCTTGCACTCGGCGAAGAAGGGGATCGACTCGACGAGGTCCAGGCACCTCGAATACACCGCGAAATCCGCGGCGCCGTCCACGTCCCGAAAGCCCGAGGCCAGGTCGTCGCTCATCGATGCCGCTCCGCGATCGGATGTCCCGGCGGCCCGGCCGCCGACTTCTCCCAATGCTACAGCCGCGGGGACGTCGCCGCCACGGAGCCGCGCGGGCGGCTTGCAGGAAGGCCTCGTGATCATCAACACGCATGTCGATCCTGGAGAGACCTGGGCCGTCCCGAAGAAATGGCCCCGATCTTCCGTTTTGACTGTACGCATGTTGACTTCCTGCCGATAAATCGTTCCAATCCCCGAAGCTGGGAATTCTTCGGGGCGGATGTGGAGGAGAGCGAACATGAGCAAGATGATCACCTGCCTGTGGTTCGATCACGGCCAGGCCCGCGTGGCGGCCGAATTCTACGCGAGCGTGTTCCCCGACAGCCACGTCGGGGAAGCTCTCGCCTCCGCCGTGGACAATCCGTCCGTGAAGGAGGGCGAGGAACTCGTCGTCGAGTTCACCGTCCTGGGCCAGGCTTACATCGGCCTGAACGGCGGGCCGAATTTCAAGCCGAACGAGGCGGTCAGCTTCATGGTCCTCACGGAGGACCAGGAGGCGACCGACCGTTACTGGGACGCCCTCGTCGGCGGCGGCGAGGAGAGCGCCTGCGGCTGGTGCAAGGATCGCTGGGGCTTCTCCTGGCAGATCACCCCGCGCGTGCTGCTCGAAGCCGTGGCCGACCCGGATCGGGCCGCCGCGAAGCGGGCGATGGAAGCGATGATGACCATGGGGAAGATCGACATCGCGGCGATCGAGGCCGCTCGCCGAGGCGAGGGTTGACCGGGAGGATCTCCGACTCCGATTCCTCACGTCACGGCCGGGATCATGCGATACCACGGCCAATTTCGACACGGACCTACCAGGTGCAATCCATGATGACGACGGATACGATCCCCAAATGGCAGCGGGCGACCGGTTGGGCGTTGTCGGGCGTCCTCGCCCTCGTGTTCCTGCCCAGCGCCTTCTTCAAGATCGCCCAGCCCAAAGGCTTCATCGAGGAGTGGTCCAAGACCTACCCCGCCGCCTCCGGGCTGCCGCTCGGGATCATCGAGCTGGCGCTGTTCGTCCTCTACCTCGTCCCGAAGACCCGCTACCTGGGCGGACTCCTCATGCTCGCCTACCTCGGCGGGGCGGTGGCGACGCACGTCCACGCCAACGACGGGATGTTCTTCGTGCCGGTCGTCGTCGGCGTCGTCGCGTGGCTCGGGCTGTATCTGCGCGACCGCAAGCTCCGCGCCCTCGTGCCGGTCGTCGTCGAGTGATCACGAGGTGATTCTCGCCCGGCCGTCGCGGGCCCTCGGGATCAGGGCGGGCCGAAAGGGGCCGCGGGGAAGAGGGCGTCCCGCAGCGGCGTCTCGGCCTCGCCTCGGAGGATCGCGAGTTCCTGGAGGTCCCAGAAGGTGAGCGACGGATCCGCGCCCGCCGCGCACAGTCGCTCGAAGCTGCGGACGGCCGCGTCGAGGTCCCCCTGGCGGGCGTGGGCCAGGGCCAGGTACGCCCAGTCGGTGGGGATCTCGAGGGCCCTGACGGCGACGCCCGCCTCGACGCGCGCGACGGCCTCATCGAGCCGCCCGGCGCGGAGCAGGAGCCCCCCCAGGGCGTTCGAGAAGACCTGCTTCAGGATGGGGCTCGGCTCGGGCTTGACCGCCAGACGCTTCTCGAACCAGCGGATCGGCGTCTGGAAGTCGCCCGGCCCGTCGGGGCCCAGGGCGAAGAGCGACGCGGCGGGCAGGGCGGCCCATATGACGGCCGGGTCCGGTCCCTGATCGGCGAGGACCGCCGCGCACGCCTCGCGGTAGCCGGCCCGGTCGCCCGCCTTCAGGCAGGCGACGCCCCAGGCCTGGGCCAGGGCCGGGCTGAGAGGGTTCGTCCGGCCGCAGCGCGCCAGGAGGCCCGCGGCCTCGGCCCAGCGGCCGGCGCGGCCGAGTTCCTCGGCGCGGGGGACGACCAGCTCGGCCTCGGCGCCCAGCTCGAAGACGCGGGCCGTCTCGGCCCGGCGGTCGGCCTCGCGGCCCAACTTGCCGTAGACCGCGGCGCGGTCCAGGTGCAGGGAGGCGTCGCCGGGCCGGGCGGCGATCAGGCGGTCGAGATGCCAGAGCGCCTCGGCCCAGCGGCCGGCGCTCGTGCAGTCGAGCGCGGCGTGGGCCCGGAAATCGAGGACCTCGTCCCGCGATCCGCGGCGCTCGGCCAGCTCGTAGTCGGCCGCGGCCGCCTCGAACTGGTCGGCCGTCGATCGCGCGCGGGCCCGGCGAGCGTACAGGGTCCAGTCCGCCGGGCGGGCGGCGATCAGGCGGTCGAGGTGCCAGATCGCCGCGAAGGCGTGGCCGTCCCGCTCGGCCTCGCGGGCCATCGGCTCGTGCCAGGAGGGGTCGACGTCGAGTCGCAGCGCGGCGGGGTCGAGCCGGCGGAGCTGTTCGAGCCGCCCCCGCCAGGCGGGGTTGTCGAGCCGCGAGATCGTGCGGTCGGCTTCCATCTTCAGGCCGGTGCGGGCCTCGATGCGGAGCCTCAGCTCGTCCGGGCCGCCGTCCGCGATCGGCCGCGGGACCGGCCACGTCGTGAAGTCGCCGGCCGTGTCGATGGCGGCGACCGATTCGCCGTCGGGCGTGAAGACCACCTTGTTCGTGGGGTGTTCCAGGAACCGCGGGGGCCCGATCGGCTGCAGCGTGGTCGGGTCGAACAGGCGGACCGACCCGTCCTGGAACCCCGCCGCGATCAGGCCGCCGTCGCCCCGGAACGCGGCGCAGGCGGCCGGCGAATGCGTGGCGGCGAACCTCGCCGTCACGGCGGCGGTCGTCGCGTCGCGGAGCTTGACGGTCCCGTCCTTCCCGAGGGTGAGGAAGGCGCGGCCGTCGGGCCGGAAGCCGCCGGACGTCTCGTCCAGCATCGGTCCGCCGACCGCGCGCCCCTGGATCGCGTCCCATAACTGGGCGTAATGGGCATGGGTCGCGAGCAAGGCCCGGCCGTCAGGACCGAATTCGAGCCGGCTCACGGGTTCGGTGGCGGGCAGGAGATCGGCCCTGGATTCGCGCGTCGCGACGTTCCAGAGCTTGACGCCGGGCTCGCCCGTGTGGTCGTTGGACAGGCCGACGGCGAGCGTCGCGCCGTCGGGGCTGTACGCCAGGCTGAGCACGATCTCGCCCTGCGGCAGCGGGCGGCCGACCTCCTCGCCGGCGGACGCGTCCCAGAACCGCACCAGGCCGTTGAAGTCGCCCGCGGCCACCACCTCGCCGTCGGGCCGGTAGGCCAGGGCCACCACGTAGTTGGTGTGGAGCCTCGGCGGGAACCGCAGGCGTCCGGCGGCCGCGTCCCAGACCCGCACCTCGCCCGCCGTCCGCCCGTCGGGATTGCTCCCGGTCGCGTAGGACCGGCCGTCGGGGCTGAGCGCCAGCCCGCGGACGACCCAGCCGGGGTTGTGCGGTGCCGGCGAGCCGAGCGGACGGCCGGTCGCGAGTTCGTCGACCCGGGTCCGTTCGCGACCCGACGCGTCCCTCAGCCTGGTGATCGCGATCCGCCCGTCGGACGCGAACCCGTTCGCAAGGAAGCTGACGGTCTGCTGCACACGGTCGGGTCGCGACCCCTCCGGCTCCTCCCGGCCGCCGGTTCGAGCGCCCGCGACGGCCTCCGCCTCCGGGGAGATCCGCCACAGCCGGA
Protein-coding regions in this window:
- a CDS encoding prenyltransferase/squalene oxidase repeat-containing protein, translated to MLCFHVTFSLILLGSTPCSAEDGGASAPEARAIAYLGREVPRWPVENRCFSCHNNGDAARALYQAVGLGESVPDAALAGTTRWLERPEGWEHDGGERPFSDMGLARIQFAAALADAIDAGRSQSRPALVRAAELVAGDQGGDGSWRVDAQGNVGSPATYGPVLATVMARRSLRAADPKGFAAAVDRADRWLRRIPAENVLDAAAVLIGLGDADDPDAMAQRRRCLDLILKSESSRGGWGPFRNAPAEPFDAAVVLIALARCDDFPERAKLIGRGRAFLIAAQRPDGSWPETTRPPDGESYAQRLSTTGWALQALLATREGRVKVPTGPRKGGG
- a CDS encoding methyltransferase domain-containing protein — translated: MSDDLASGFRDVDGAADFAVYSRCLDLVESIPFFAECKRASYELLGAGPGRRVLDVGCGLGEDAAALAKLVAPDGAVVGVDGSRGMIEAARKRHGAVEGLSFEVADAAALPFDDASFDACRIDRVLQHIADPAPVIREMARVLRPGGSLVAYDNDWETLTVDSPDRAATRTVLNAWCDRFPSGWIGRRMVPLFLQAGLRDVVASPRTLVFRELDVADRLYCFFATVDRLAEAGTLGPEEARSWSEGLRAADREGRFFSSYTGFLVRGVRP
- a CDS encoding VOC family protein; translated protein: MSKMITCLWFDHGQARVAAEFYASVFPDSHVGEALASAVDNPSVKEGEELVVEFTVLGQAYIGLNGGPNFKPNEAVSFMVLTEDQEATDRYWDALVGGGEESACGWCKDRWGFSWQITPRVLLEAVADPDRAAAKRAMEAMMTMGKIDIAAIEAARRGEG
- a CDS encoding DoxX family protein → MMTTDTIPKWQRATGWALSGVLALVFLPSAFFKIAQPKGFIEEWSKTYPAASGLPLGIIELALFVLYLVPKTRYLGGLLMLAYLGGAVATHVHANDGMFFVPVVVGVVAWLGLYLRDRKLRALVPVVVE